The genomic stretch GCGGAGGCCGGTGCGTCGTGGCGCACGTCCGCCGCCTCGGAGCCGCTGCAGGCGGCCAGCGTCAGCGCGGCGCCGAGGAGCGGCAGACGGGCATCAACGAAAAAACGGTTCATCGGGCGGAAGACCCCGGAAACGGTTCACGCTAGGCTGTGGACGGGCTTCTACCCGACCCCGCCGGGGGCGTTCCCGCTCCGGCTAGTCGCAGATCTGGTCCAGCTGCACGTGGTCCATCAGCACCTCGCGAGGCTTGGAGCCGTCCGGCGGCCCCAGCACCCCGGCGAAGTGGAGCTGGTCGATCACCCGCGCCGCCCGCCCGTAGCCGATCCGCAGCCGCCGCTGCAGCAGCGAGGTGGAGCCGCCCTGGTGCTGGATGCACAGCTCCGCGGCCTCGCGGAAGAGGGCGTCGCGCTCCCCCACGGCCTCCTCGTCGGCCTCGCCCGAGCCGTCGTCCTCCTGCGAGCGGACCTGGTCCAGGATGTTGGCCTCGCCCCGCGTCTCCTCGTCCGGGTCGCGCCCCTCGGCGATGGCCTGCTCGCGGCGGAGGCGCTTCTGCTCGCGGTACCAGTTCATCAGCCCCTCCGTTTCCTCGGTGGAGAGGTAGGCGCCCTGGATCCGCACCGGCTCGCTGCTGGCGGGCGGGAGGAGGAGCATGTCGCCGTTCCCCAGCAGGTTGTCGGCGCCGTTCTGGTCCAGGATGGTCCGCGAGTCCACCTTGGACGAGACGCGGAAGGCGATCCGGCTGGGGAAGTTGGCCTTGATGAGCCCGGTGATGACGTTCACCGACGGCCGCTGCGTCGCCAGGATCAGGTGGATCCCGATGGCGCGCGCCTTCTGCGCGAGCAGCGCGAGCGGCTTCTCCACGTCCCCCTGGCAGGTCATCATCAGGTCGGCGAGCTCGTCGATGATGACGACGATGAAGGGGAGCGTCCCTCCCTGGTAGAGCCAGCGGTCCGGGTCCCCCTCCTCCCCCTGCGCCTCGGGGGAGCGCAGCACCTGGTCGCTCTCGACCCGGCGGTTGAAGTCCTGCAGGTTGCGGACGCCGTTGACGCTCAGGAGCTCGTAGCGGCGCTCCATCTCCAGCACCGCCCACTTGAGCACCGTGGCCGCGTCGTTGTTGTCCGTGACGACGGGGTGCCGCAGGTGGGGGAGGTCGTTGTAGATGGAAAGCTCCACCATCTTGGGGTCCACCATCAGGAACCGCAGCGTCCGCGGCGAGTGCCGGTAGATGAGCGAGGTGATGATGGTGTTGACGCACACCGACTTCCCGGCCCCGGTGGCGCCCGCGATGAGCAGGTGCGGCATCTTCGCCAGGTCGGCCACGTAGGGACGCCCGGCGATGTCCTTGCCGAGGGCGAGGGGGAGCTGGGCCTTGGTCCCGCGGTACGGGCCGGACTCGATCACCTCCCGGAAGAAGACCATCTCCGGGGTGGGGTTCGGGACCTCCACGCCCACGGCCCCCTTGCCGGGGATGGGCGCGACGATGCGGATGGACTGCGCCCGCATCGCCAGGGCGAGGTCCGCGTCGAGCGAGGCGATGCGCGCCACCTTCACCCCCGGCGCGGGCTCCACCTCGAACTGCGTCACCACGGGGCCGGCGGTCATCCCGACGATGCGGCCCTCGATCTTGAAGGTGGCGAGCTTGTCCACCAGCACCTGCCCCAGCCCGTCCAGCTCCTGGCGGCTGCGGGCCTCGTCGCGCGGCGCAGGCGCGGTGAGGATCCCCGTGGCCGGGAGGTCGCTGCTCAGCGGGTCCCCGGCGTCCAGCGGCATCAGCTCCGTCTGCTCGTCGGCGACGGTCTTGGGCCGCTGCGCCTTCGGCCGGGCGGCCTCCTTCACCGCCGCGGCGGCCTTCGCCTGCGGCCCGGGGCGGGCGGGGGGGAACGGGTCGGTGTCGTCGCGCTCGTCCCGGGGCTCCGGCTCCTCCGGGTCTGAGAGCGGGTCCGCCACGTCCAGGTCCTCGTCGTCCTCGTACTCGTCGTCCGCTTGGTCCGCCTCCGCCGCTGGGCGCCCGAACAACGGGATGGAGGGGAGGGCGACGCGCCGGGGGAGCACCTCCGGGAGCACGGACACAGTCTTCCCGGCCCGGGTGATCGCCAGCCGCCCCCCGCCCACTACGGTGCGCACCGGGTTCCACCCGATCGTGGCAATGCAGAGCGCGGCGAAGAGCACCGCGAGCACCACCGCCGAGCCCACCCCCCCCAGCAGCGTGGCGAACACCCCGCCCACCGTCCGCCCGGTCCACCCCGCCACGGCGGCGTCCGCGCGCGCCGCGTCCACCAGCACGAAGGTCGCCGTCGCAAAGAGCAGGGCCGAGCCGGCGAGAAGGACGGACCAGCGCACCGCCGTGCCGCGCTGCAGCCTCCCGAGCGCCACCGCCCCCCAGAGCCCCGGGAAGGCCGGGAGCACGAGCGCGGGGAGCCCCAGGAGCGCGAAGAGCCCCGCGGAGATGTGACGCCCCAGCACGCCGACGACGTTGCCGGTGGCGAAGAGGCGCTCGCCCGACGCGCCGAAGAGGGTGGTCGGGACGAAGCTGAGGGTCAGCAGGAGCGCCAGGGCCAGCAGGGCGAGCCCCCACAGGTCCCGGCGGTGCCGGTCGTCGACGGTAAGCGACATCTCGTGGTGCTTCGCGGCGGATGATGCGGAGGAATGCTGCGTCCGGAGCCCGGTGGCGGGCGGGAGCCGTGGCCGTGCAGAGGATGTGCGGATCGGCCAGAAAGATACGCCCGGACGGCCCGGATGCCAACCTCGTCGATGCGCCCGGATCCAGGTGAACGGCCCCAGGGTCTCGCACTCACCCGGCCTCCTGGGCCGCTGGAGGGACTGCCAGGGCTCACACAGAGGAAGCAGAGGAAGCAGAGGAGGCGTAGTCTCCCCCTACCTCCCGGACTTCTTCCCCGGGACCTGCCGGAATGCGACGGCCCCCCGCCAATGCGGCGGGAGGCCGATCACCAATCCCATCCCGGAGCGCGAGAGGCCCGCGTGAGGGATGCGAGCCCGAAGGGGCGAGACGCGGGGCCGTTTCCGCGGCTCGCCGCCGTTGAGCACGGTTGTATCGTGCTCTACGGCGCCGCAGCCCGACCCCGCGCCTGTGCGGGGGCACGCCCGAAGCCTCCGTAAAGCTACCTCTCGGAAACCGCGGAAAGCGGCGTCGAAGCCGTGATCTGGCGGTCCTGGAGAACGGGCACAACCGAGTGCCGGTCGATGCGCGCGCAGAACTCCAGGTCCTCCCGCATCCCCGCCGCCGCGATGCCCCGCCCCGCCGCGGTCGTGGCGAACGTCTCGGTATCCAGCTCGAAGCGCTCGGAAAGCGCGATGGCCGCGCGCGCCCCGTCGTTCATCTCCCACCCCTCCCCGGGCCGCGCCTCCATGAGCCGGGACGCGATCTGCCCCGCGCAGGCGGCGTCCTCCAGCCCGAAGTGCTTCTCCCGGCCGGAGCAGACGATCACCGGCTCGGCCTCGGCGCGCGCCAGCTCGTCCACCACCGCGGAAAGGTTGAGCGCGGAGGCGATCACCACGCGCGCCGCCCCGGCGGAGAGGAACATGGCGGTGGTGCCGTTGGTGGTGCTCATGACCAGCGTCTTCCCCCCCACCCGCTCGGCAGTGAACTCGCGGGGGGAGTTGCCCAGGTCGAACCCCTCGATCGGGAGGCACTTCCGCTCGCCGCAGAGGAGCACCTCGTCGCGTCCGAGGGTGTTCGCCAGGCGCAGCGCCTCCTCGATGGAGGAGACGGGATAGATGGTCTTCGCGCCGGCCGCGATGGCCTCCACGATGCTGCTCGTGGCGCGGAGCACGTCGATGATCACCACGATCCGGTCCGCCGTGTCGGCGGGGGTCACTTCACCGGGGGTGAGGAAAACGTCCAGCTTCATTCAAACCTTGGCCCGCTCGGAAAACCAGCGCTCCAGGAACTTGGTGTCCACGTCCCCGGAGGCGAACTCGGCGCTCTCCAGCACTTCCAGGAGGAAGGGGATGGTGGTGTGCACCCCCTCGACGACGAACGACGACAGCGAGTGCCGCATGCGGGCGATGGCCTCGTCGCGGGTGGCCCCGTGCACGATCAGCTTCCCGAGAAGCGAGTCGTAGAAGGGCGGCACCCGGTACCCCGCGTACGCGTGGGTGTCGATCCGCACCCC from Longimicrobiaceae bacterium encodes the following:
- a CDS encoding DNA translocase FtsK 4TM domain-containing protein; the encoded protein is MSLTVDDRHRRDLWGLALLALALLLTLSFVPTTLFGASGERLFATGNVVGVLGRHISAGLFALLGLPALVLPAFPGLWGAVALGRLQRGTAVRWSVLLAGSALLFATATFVLVDAARADAAVAGWTGRTVGGVFATLLGGVGSAVVLAVLFAALCIATIGWNPVRTVVGGGRLAITRAGKTVSVLPEVLPRRVALPSIPLFGRPAAEADQADDEYEDDEDLDVADPLSDPEEPEPRDERDDTDPFPPARPGPQAKAAAAVKEAARPKAQRPKTVADEQTELMPLDAGDPLSSDLPATGILTAPAPRDEARSRQELDGLGQVLVDKLATFKIEGRIVGMTAGPVVTQFEVEPAPGVKVARIASLDADLALAMRAQSIRIVAPIPGKGAVGVEVPNPTPEMVFFREVIESGPYRGTKAQLPLALGKDIAGRPYVADLAKMPHLLIAGATGAGKSVCVNTIITSLIYRHSPRTLRFLMVDPKMVELSIYNDLPHLRHPVVTDNNDAATVLKWAVLEMERRYELLSVNGVRNLQDFNRRVESDQVLRSPEAQGEEGDPDRWLYQGGTLPFIVVIIDELADLMMTCQGDVEKPLALLAQKARAIGIHLILATQRPSVNVITGLIKANFPSRIAFRVSSKVDSRTILDQNGADNLLGNGDMLLLPPASSEPVRIQGAYLSTEETEGLMNWYREQKRLRREQAIAEGRDPDEETRGEANILDQVRSQEDDGSGEADEEAVGERDALFREAAELCIQHQGGSTSLLQRRLRIGYGRAARVIDQLHFAGVLGPPDGSKPREVLMDHVQLDQICD
- a CDS encoding 2-phosphosulfolactate phosphatase, translated to MKLDVFLTPGEVTPADTADRIVVIIDVLRATSSIVEAIAAGAKTIYPVSSIEEALRLANTLGRDEVLLCGERKCLPIEGFDLGNSPREFTAERVGGKTLVMSTTNGTTAMFLSAGAARVVIASALNLSAVVDELARAEAEPVIVCSGREKHFGLEDAACAGQIASRLMEARPGEGWEMNDGARAAIALSERFELDTETFATTAAGRGIAAAGMREDLEFCARIDRHSVVPVLQDRQITASTPLSAVSER